The Glycine soja cultivar W05 chromosome 3, ASM419377v2, whole genome shotgun sequence genome window below encodes:
- the LOC114407774 gene encoding BON1-associated protein 2-like: MPSAAKIHQVLEINLISAQGMKPPSSPRRRLQTYAVTWIDPATKLRTRVDKLGGHNPTWNDKFLFGVTKDFLAGDTSSVCVAIYAVGTFRHHLVGTVRFLISNMFSPDADDATPCFSAFQIRRPSGRFHGVMNIGAMVMDGSGFPALEKISALGYRDLMGEKIHQRRRRNRRKRKCCRVNLGRIFARRKGKGSLGRRRLRRRRERRRR; this comes from the coding sequence ATGCCGTCGGCGGCGAAGATTCACCAAGTAttggagatcaacttgatctctGCGCAGGGCATGAAGCCGCCTTCGTCTCCACGGCGGAGGCTCCAAACCTACGCCGTCACGTGGATCGACCCCGCCACCAAGCTCCGAACACGCGTCGACAAGCTCGGCGGCCACAACCCTACCTGGAACGACAAGTTCCTCTTCGGCGTCACAAAGGACTTTCTCGCCGGCGACACCTCCAGCGTCTGCGTCGCCATCTACGCCGTCGGCACCTTCCGCCACCACCTTGTCGGCACCGTGCGCTTCCTCATCAGCAACATGTTCTCCCCCGACGCCGACGACGCCACGCCCTGCTTCAGCGCCTTCCAGATCCGGCGCCCGTCGGGGAGGTTCCACGGGGTCATGAACATCGGCGCCATGGTGATGGACGGCTCCGGCTTCCCCGCGCTGGAGAAGATCTCAGCGCTAGGCTACCGCGACCTCATGGGAGAGAAGATACACCAGCGCCGGAGGAGAAACCGAAGGAAGAGGAAATGCTGTCGAGTGAATCTTGGGAGAATTTTTGCACGGAGGAAGGGGAAGGGGAGTCTTGGACGGCGTCGTCTTCGTCGTCGCCGAGAACGACGGCGGCGTTGA